The nucleotide window CCTGCAGCCCCCACTTCAAATTTCATGTCTTAAATCTGAACACCAagcaagcaatttatttatatagcactttcagaACAACTCCCAGctgaacacaaagtgctgtacacttgaCATGCCAGAAATGATACATTgaataagttaaaaataaataaataaataaagataaaaaaaataaaaaagatgataattaaaatgacatttaaaataataaaattcaaccacaaatagcaaaaaaataaataaataaataaaatagtataaaatGGTAATTagaataacatttaaaacaataaaatcagcacattagattaaaacaataaaatcagggTCATACTGTGTCATATGCCAAGGAGTATAAATAGGTTTTAAGACGTGTTTTAAAAGTTGACAGTGAAGGGGCCTctctaattcaattcaattttcaattcaattttatttatataacaccaaatcacaacaaaagtcacctcaaggcacttcataggtacagagaaaaacaatcatatgaccccctatgagcaagcactttggcgacagtgggaaggaaaaactcccttttaacaggaagaaacctccggcagaaccaggtcagggaggggcggggacatctgctgtgactggttggggtgaagaaggaaaacaggataaagacatgctgtggaagagagacagagattaataacagatatgattcaatgcagagaggtctattaacacatactgagtgagaagagaaaggtgactggaaaggaaaaactcgatgcatcatgggaatcccccggcagcctacgtctattgcagcataactaagggaggattcagggtcacctggtccagccctaactatatgctttagcaaaaaggaaagttttaagcctaatcttgaaagtagagatagtgtctgtctcccgaatccaaactggaagctggttccacagaagaggggcctgaaaactgaaggctctgcctcccattctacttttaaatactctaggaacagcaagtaggcctgcagagcgagagcgaagtgctctaatggggtgatatggtactacaaggtcattaagataagatggggcctgattatttaagaccttgtatgtgaggagcaggattttgaattcaattctggatttaacaggaagccaatgaagggaagccaaaacaggagaaatatgctctctctttctagtccctgtcagtacccttgctgcagcattttggattagctgaagacttttcagtgagttttcaggacatcctgataataatgaattacagtagtccagatGACCACTtctgttgtaagattcagatatttattcaaagtttttaaatgacataacaaagaaaagtatttctttgtgcccccctttccctgttaatgcccaaCCTGGCCCCCcacaaaactttgctagacctgcccctgcacagttaccagccgtcagctatgtagaaaaggatcctggtgttatttgtctctcagaaacagttcataacttcccttcaattcattcatgtcacctaaaaggtaaacctgtttctccatcacgtgttcagctctgatgattcagtaaggacatctcctggtttcatcttcatgtttccctctcaccacatatccaaacggatatcatgaccagcagcttttacagctgtggctccagcaaacatcagctgatactagaaagtaatattaaatacattctaacaacagcttatcaagcttaaacatgctgctgttgtttatccgctggtctcCTCTTTCtagcgcaaagtgggcgataaacaaacaagaaagactGGACTTGCggcagaaaagccgatcagctgatcattgatcagtttcatgtttgaagTAATAACAGGAGAGGAAGGGGGAGTGAATGAGAGAAGCAGATGCAACTGcgcagcaaagacagaataactccagctttgtgtctattttttaattctagctGAAGTATGGGACAAATcgcttccttttcacctcaatatggaactccgatggccagtccagctgtggctcaatatatcagttgttaagcttaatgTGGAAATACTACGCAAACATTCAGGGATGAACTttcacacttgctttacttctctgggatagTTTTCGCCGAGATGAAATGCCGCGGTTAGGAAGCatgtagcgaggctccaaatgcaACAGACCACCGACAGGTCTCGCAGacaacagccgctctatcacctGACACATACTGCTCCGATGAGCCGAGCTGGGTTACGCCAAGTAGCGCGTTTTGTGAGGTGATTTTGTGATGCTtcggatcggattacattttttatttctctccaatatccgatccagtaatttaggttaGTATCGGACTGATACCGATacataatatcggatcggtccatctctaactAGGACCAAACACAATCAGCTCAGTTTTGCTTGAATTACATCTTAGAAAGTTTAGGGACATCCAAGATTAAATATCTTCTACACATGCTAGAAGTGGTTTAATAGAGAAGGCATCTTTCAGAGGCAGATAAATCTGACAGTCATCAGCGTAACAGTGGAAAGATATTCCATGCCTTCTGAGGATGGTCCCCAAATATAATGGCTATTATGGctgtaaatataatgaaaaaagcAGGGGCTAAAATTCAGCCCTGCGGGACCCCAAACTGAAAAGTGGCAGAGAAGGACTCATACTCTAAAAAGTTAACACTAAAAGTTCTGTCAGAAAGATAGCacctaaaccaggggtgtcggactccaggcctcgagggccggtgtcctgcaggttttagatctcaccctgggtcaacacacctgaataaaatgattagctcattaccaggcctctgcagaacttcaagacatgttgaggaggtcatttagccatttaaatcagctgtgttggatcaaggacacatctaaaacctgcaggacaccggccctcgaggcctggagttcgacacatGTGACCTAAACCAATTCAAAGCAGTACCACGAATGCCTGCAAGATGGTGCAAGCCAGACAGTAAAATGTTGTGGTCTGTAGTGTCAAAAGCAGCTGTTAGTTCAAGGAGGACAAGAACAACATGATTACCAGAGTCACAGGTAAGGAAGATATcattaaaaacctttaagaGTGCTGACTCAGTGCTAtgaaagtttttaaaacctgattGGAAGACCTCTAAGATACCGttctcatttaaaaaatccatcaaTTGGCAATGCACAATTTTCTCTAAAATTTTCGACATAAAAGACAACTTGGAGATAGGCCTGTAGTTAGCCAATACAGTGTGGTCCAGGGCAGGTTTCTTAAGCAAGGGTTATACTATTTCATGCTTAAAATTAGCAGGGACTACACCAGATATTAAACTGCTGTTTATAACAGTAAGAACAGCCTATGCTAGGATAAATCTCCTTAAAAAATCAGGGTGGGACAGGATCATTTGGGGAACCAGAGGGCATCCTCTAAATAAGAAAGAGTCACAGGCTCAAACTGgttaaaaacagcagagcaAGGAATCGAGACAGAGGGGTCAGACTCAGGGGAAGAATGAAACACCTGAAGTTTGTCCCTCTTCCATCTGCGTTCAGCTTCACCAGACATTAGTAGCTTTTAAGTTGCTTACatatcatttatatttttaccagtcgttgttgagaattttaatagtACTTTTTGTAGTATAGTTTCTCAACAgtacttgtttgttttaattttttactgGTTTGTGTACACTTTTAATTaagatttttctaaaaaaaaaatggatcaaATTCATTTTCTATAagcattttctatttaattataaaattcctcctaattatgtcctgggatttaactatttaattataaaaaaggaaacatcacaaaaaactcttaaggtcatgaaaattaattgagaTTTAGCAATTCAGTGACGCATCCACCTTCTTTATTGTAAAGTATCGATATCGGTATCAGCGATACTggcccgtatttacttggtattggatcgataccaaaatatcCAGCCGTCACTAGAAGAGAAAACAGACTCCTCATCAATCAACCTGCCCAGGCACACCTGTTCCCACCACGCCTCTGCGCCTCCCCTTCGAGCTCACTGCGTCACCCCTCCTCTGCAGACCCGAGACCACACCTCCGCAACACAAAtatttaagttaaaaacaaaaaatctgatGTCTGAATCATTCCTAATGAGGTACTGTTCACAAAGATGTTCACTAACGCACTCACAAAGTACAGCTGCAGTtaacaacaaaatgaaatagtAAGGTTAAGAGAGAAACATTTTCCCAAATGTACGGGAATGTCCCCaaatgtttgggggtttttttgttttgtttttttactttctgcTTTGTTAATGAAAATGTATCGATAGCATGTTATACTCATAAGACCAACCATTTTAGTACATAATCACCTGTGATTTAAAATGCCTTGTTCCCTCTGAGTGAGTGGATAAGTGCACCATGTCATGATATCTTTGTCATCAGGGCTGACAGAAATCACGGTTGGAAATGAGTGCTGGACCCACTTGTCACAACAAACCCCTGCAAGATGGTGCGATGGAAAGCTGTAATTTAGAATCAAATGAAAGGATGGCTGACAACGGAAGAGAGTAGACGTGTATTCGTGAGCTCTCGGCGGTAGGCCCAGGAATTTATCTTTATCCTGATTTGCCCTCATATAACTCTGGACCATAGTAAGAGGCAAAGTTACTAAGTAAATTTATGTATGGCAAGTTATAATTTGCGACACTCAAAACGAAAGAAAACGGCTAAAACTTCAGGGCACCTGCACATATCACActctaaaaaatattttgttgccTCAACTTAAAAAATTGAGGCAGCAATTTCCACTCAGCTTTTTAAGTTACAAATTTTGCATATTATTAAGTAAATCCAGCAAGTAATTTTTAGGTTTGGCTAACTCAATTTGTTTAacaaaccaacatgatttactTTGACCTCCAAAAGCATAATTAAGTTTATACAACCTAATATTTTACGTTTATACAACCTAATATTTTACGTTTATACAACCTAATATTTTAAGTTTATACAACCTTAAAATTTCTGGTAATATTAAGTTGAGAAATTACATTAGTTGAGTTACACCAACTAACTTTTTTACAAATATCATACTCACAATTATCCATGCCAATTAGTTTAGGTTTCTATAGtaacttttctaaaatcacacaaagccaTTTCACTTATtccaatttattattttattacaaaactttttcaaagtaatacACTTCTGTGTCAATACAacataaatgaaacattacGCAGCCCTTTAATTATAAATGACTAAGCAAAAAAAAGTTCTTCATGTACATTAACATTAACTTAAATTGGTATCAACTTAGTCAACTTGTCACAGAATCaaggaaatgaaaaaagattttaatgttCAACAATGGAACAATCCAAAGCTAAGGTTATATGTAATACGAACTTCTCTCAAAACTACATTCATGTAGGACTGGATACAAAAACGTAAGAGGCACATCGGAATGCTACACTCCAATTCACATTCGTTTCACAACAGAAGTTTGCACTTAAGAGACATTACCCGTGGACTGGCTTTAAGCCCATCAAGTTCCAGAAATACCTTCTGGAATACCTCTAGAGTGTTCTTTACTTGTTTTGGGTAGCTCAGATTGAGAGCGTATATAAGCCCCATCATTAAGGCACACGCTCTGGGCACATCAAGGTCTTCCAGGACTGCTGTTCCTTCAATCACAATTTTAGCGATGGCTGGGAGAGACACTGCTGCACGTCTGGTGACTACAATCTTTACCACTTCTTCTGGGAACTGTTCTTCACCATCCTGGCAAGTAAGTAGGTTAAATGGAAACATGTCAGTATTTTATgtgccatttaaaaataaaacacaaaagaatGCGAGATTCACCTACCAGCTGTTCTCTGAAGagatcctcttctttctctttcagaTACACCATCAGGCAACGGATTGCGACCTCTCTCTTTATTTCCACCGAACTCTGGagaataaaaaagcaaaacaaaacttaaacttACAGTttattaggtgaaaagtcaaAACTGTTACATTTATGTGACTTGCATTGTgccaaatattgattttaaatatgtttttaaaagaatTAAAGATTTCATCTTTGTAACTacaatttaaactgttttaaatgcTGCTTTAAATGCACCCTTTGCTAGCAGTAGGATAAGGTGAGTAAAGTAAATGTAACCTAAATGTAGAGActattttaaactgtttttgttgAGTTGTGTTCTAAGGATTAAACTATAATTGTTAGATGTAAAATATGTGCAAAAGTACCTGTGGACGAGTCTTGCAATGATGTGATAAAGCAATAAAAGCTCCTATCCACCctctttaatgtgtttgtgtaactTGTCTTCCTCATAAACATTCATTGTGCAGTTGATGAAGATACTTGTAACACTCCAAATTATTAACTCAGGTTAGTCTCCTCAGGTTATCTGCAACATGACCAATACTTACATTAATGTATTCTCAAGTTACCAAGTCACCTTACATGAAAAGTACCTATTTAAATTTACCAACCTCAGTTTGCAATAATGTGACCAAAAGTTATATTAAAGGCCTTTTAACACACTTATGAGGtgcaagttttattttttctctcaaaGCTCAGTTAACCATTAAGTTACAAGTACATCACTATAATCTTGACTTGGacaacccaaaaaacaacaaaaataaaaaataaaaagcatgttttGAGTGATGTGCATTTTAGCAAATTTTTACTCTGTCCACCTCCGATTTTCACTTATTCACTCTTCAATAAAAGATAGCCAACAATGCTCCTAAGATAATGAATTAGATAATTAACTTTTGTTGTGTAAGATTATCAGTTATATTCACTTTTTTGATTCTTACCTCTTGCAGCATGTTCCTGATGCGCTCGATCTTAATTTTTGCAGCACCTGCTTTTGAAGAGGCCAGGGACATTATTCTTGCGGAATACTGGTCCAGTTTTGCCATGAATGTTGTTTCCAAGTTAACAGTGGTGATCCTTTGGAACTCGTcatttatctaaaaaaaaaaaaagacaatcagtACAACATGATAATGTAATACACAATTTCCCAATTACAAGTTATACtctaaattatttaataaaatcacCTGTGTTGCATCAAAAAGTGCAGGCCATCTACTTTTGAAGTCACTGACAGGTGGTGCCAGATTAACAACTTCCTGTCTGCGACTCGAGAATGTTTTGGCCATTTTTTCACTGATGATCCGATAGTTGTTCCTCTTCTTCACTTCATCAAGAAGTTGCAATCTTTCCTTTTCCAAACTTTCCTCTGTTTCTCCTTGTGGGTTAGGTGGCAAATAGTTCACCTCAGCCTTTCTTGGCTTTTTAAGATTCTTTGAAGGTGTCTTCTCATgtgcttgctttcttttgaGAGAGTTCACATCCAGCTCAAGGCACCCAAGCCCTCTGAGTTTACTTCTGTAATTGCccattttatattttagtctTTGTTGCCATCCATAGCATCCATTATAGGATCCTGGTTCTTTAAGGCATGGATGCTGTCGAACAAGTGCTTCAGCTACATCTGCTAACTGTGCAGATGTTGGGTAGGCAACATACTGAAAGATCGTTTCAGCCAATTTCTCAAGGATATCTGGAAGAACTGGAATAAAGTTGAGTTTAGTTCCATCCTTTTTGAAAGCTTCATTTCCTGAAGCAAGTAAAAGCTCAGTGTCATAAGCAAAGCGAGGAACAGAAAAACTGGTAGGCCAGCGCTGTAAACGCTGACTCAGATGTTCAGGTGAGGAAAGAATTACTGTATCCTGAGATCCAGATGAGCAACTGGTGCCACAGGACACACTGGAAGTCTCTGACATTGCTGAAGCATTGACCAAGGTCTCTGATGCAGATATAAAGGAACTGTCTACATCACTAAATGTCAGAGTAACTGTGGGGGGGTTCAATAATCTGAACCACCTTGAGTGTGTCCTTGTCCTTGATATCACCTGTTGATGTCAGAGAAAATATTCTTCTCCAAAGTCAGCATCCTTATAGTGCAAAGTAAACTTTCCATCAACCTCAAAAGTGTCTTTCACAATAGATTCAAGTTCCTCCACTGTTCCAGGGATTCCATGTGGTAAGTCCAATTTTCGAATGTTATGGTCTTTGAGTATGATCCGAAGTTTAGCAGGATGAGACATTGAGATACCTacataaaaaggaaaacaaaaacgaaACAGAATTTGAGACTTCAGGCAGAGCAACAGACTTGAGGCAGAGCAAGGTAGTTGTACTACTAAATGTCTAATTATTGATTGAACATTACTATCCACAAAATTATACCATTTGAGCTATagtgaaaaactaaaataaggAAGACAAAGCAGCTTTGACAATACTGTATTGAAATGGCTACTGTGCCTTCTACGGCACATAGATGTGGTGCTTTAGGGTCACCATACGCTTCCCTGCTACAGTGTATGCTGCCAGTGGGATGATATCAGACAGATCACTGGGCTCAATAACTTTAACACTTCTTGTGTTTTCAAGCTCAAAGCTCCTGAAATGTTCAGAATACCATGCATTTAAGCATTTCACAATGAAGCCAACATTTCCATTAACTACAACCATCTGAGTCAGTTCCACAAATTCTGGCAGACCACCTGTTGATCCATGTGCCAGGATCATTCCAGTGGTGTAACTGGTGCCACTGTAAGACACAGTATTTGCCATCTGGACATTTGACTCCCCAGGGAACTTATTTTCCACTGCTTTCCTAATGTCTTCTCTTAGCACAGTCAAATTCACAGTTAATAGTTTTGTTGCCTGTAAAGAGGGCTGGGCTGTTTGATTTCCATGTAGATGGTAGGCAATCATTAACTGATGCTTCACTGATAAAGACAACAGAATGTTTCGAAAACAGTGGGTATGTCTCACCACACGCTTAAAAAAGCTGTGCTTGGCTTCAAAACGCATAGTCCACAGAAAAACAAGTGGACCAAAAGCTTTTATGAGTTGTGGATAGTGCTCTAGGAAATGATGTTTGGTATCAGTCTTTCCTGTGGGAAAACTTCCTGAAATCTTTGCCGATGCTCAAAATCTTGCTGTCAAGAAAACAAATTGTTGAATCTGTATGAACAGATGAAAGGACAAGTTCAACTATATCCTTAAGGTTGAGAAGCAGCACCCATGCTGGCTCACTCTCTGGTATTCTTTCCCCAACTATAAGGGGAAGGAGGCGAAGCAAAGCCCAGTTTTCATGCGCATTCCCtccaactgttttttttgttgcaaaatTCAATGGAACTGGTTGTGGTGCATCAGTTTTATCAGCCCATCTGTATGGAAACTGTTTAATTGATTTGTTGAGTTCGTCTAGAGTAAACACTTTCCCTTGATTAAGGTACTAAGGCAAAGTGCTAATTCCAAAGGTACAATACCTTCAAAGAGATCATGTAGCAAATCCGGTGGATAGCCAGATAAAACATCAAAATGTTTTAGGTTTTCGGTCAGTGGGCACAGTTTTTTTACTCCATAACAGTGAGACTCATTTTTATCTCCTTTTACAGTGTCAACATGTACCCTGTGTTCTTGTACTGTTCTTTGACTAAATGCTCCACTTCGAACATCACTTACTTGGATTTGGGACCGTTCTCCAagacaaaacctgcagacaTACGCACTTGAGAAACTCTCCACAAATCCTCCAAGAGAGTGTGCACCAAGGTTGTCtgcaacaacacaaaacacagttcCTTTGACACATATGCCTAATGAGGGAATGTAAAGTCCTTCTTCTTCTAGGCATGCAAGATCTTTCAACAGTGGCTCAAAGACAGCACTGTAACCAAATTGTTTTATATCATCAGATTTGCATAGAATGGCTAGGTAGATTGATGTCAGTGAGGACCTGAGCAATGGTGGTACATTAGCTAAAACCCAATATACTGCTGtaattttgtgctttttcttgAGGTGCCAAGTGGATTACACACTTCAAACTCATCCACATACAAAATGAGGGAAATGGCTGGACTCTCTTCTGATAacaatttattgtttttaaaattagtgCCATGACGAAATGAGGTGTATTGTGTTTCAGAGCTAGTATCTGTTTCAGAGGCCTGTGTGAGGAAATCTTGGATCTCCTTTTTTTTCAAGACTTCATTCAGGGACTTTAAAACAGGTACATACTGGAAACTTCTCCGGTCCCCAACACTAAGCAAATACTCAGTGGGttccaccaaacaaaaatgctCCTTGAAATATTTGCTTCTTTTGTAAGAGGTAGAAAGAGGACCTTTATTTCCAAAAGCCAATGTGATTGGGTTGCACTGACAGAGGTCTGCCACCATATCTGAAATCACTAAATCATCAACAGCACAATTATGCTTTTTTAGGCTTAACTGTAAAATCTGTTTTAGAATAGGACCTGAAGCAGAGGAAGAAATGAATTGTAACTGTTCAACTAATTCATCAATACACCTGCGAGGTACATTGTATATACTTTCCAATTTTAGTAGTAGGTGGGCTAAATGTTTCTCAATTAAATTAGGCAATTCACCAATTTCTTCATCCTCTGCATTTGCTTCATCTTCACTCAATGGATTTTCAATATGTTCCTCAAGAGGATCATCTCCTGTATTCAAACGATTGACACACCTCTGTATCAGCTCAGGCTTGAAGTCATCCAATGAGTGAGGAGTGTGTTTTCGGTTCCTATGAGAAGCATATGTTCCATGAACATTTGTTCTGAAGTTACAGTTTTCAAAAACACAAGCAACAGTTTccagtttttttaaatggtgcCCAATATGCTTAAAATATTCCCTTTCAGTCGAAAATGTCCTTAAAGAGCAACATGGACATTTGAAAGATAAGACCTCTGAAAATGTCACTATATCAGAGGATGAATGGCTTCTTGATAAATGGCTTCGGAGGCTACTCCATGTTTTAAATGAGCAGTAACAATCCCAGTATAGGCAAGGCATAAACAGTCCACCATGGCTATGTCTAAGCCTGTAATGCTTTAAGAGCTCACTCCTTCTTGATGTTTCAaatttgcaatttttgcaagTCCAATGCATTTTGAAATTTACTGCAAGCTTTTGTAATGCAAAGAATTATTGAAGCTTTTGAGTTAACAAGCTATTTTAAGTATAAACCTTCTCTAAAACACTACAatgcaacactgaaaaaaaattaatcataaagactgaacaaaattgaattttaaaatgtacatcTACAGACTTCAGTTTAAACTTGTAATAAGGTGTCAAATCCAAATGTGTAAGAGAAATTTcttttaaactatttaaatacCACTGTGGACATGCCACAATCCCACACTTTACATTATGCTTACAATTACAGAAAGCAAACGCAAGTcgtatgcacacaaacacaaaatattattttggggggttttttgctaGGTCAACCAACTTTAACCTCAGGCAGAGTTCCCAGTCGAGCTTAGAACATCAGCACAATTGATATAAATACTTTTAGTCAAGGATAAATTCACCACATTTTACTCTGTCAGTAATTAGTTACCTCACCCGAGACCATCTTGTGGAAACACGAATTTACTCTGACACCATGATAAAAATGCAGACAGCTGCTGACTGGTTAATTTGAACATATACGGGTTCAAATTGAACATGCTCTGCTGTCGGCATGGTCTATCAGCTAACCAAATGTACCCTGACAAGTCACATATTTTAATTGTATCTGTACTCTTTTATTTGTGAGGAACGTTTGCTAGCTAAAAGAAACGGCTAGCTAaacttaaaacaacaacaactctacTCTGCTAAATTACGATTAAAACCatcaaatttcagtttttt belongs to Oreochromis niloticus isolate F11D_XX linkage group LG17, O_niloticus_UMD_NMBU, whole genome shotgun sequence and includes:
- the LOC109195118 gene encoding sterile alpha motif domain-containing protein 3, with amino-acid sequence MSETSSVSCGTSCSSGSQDTVILSSPEHLSQRLQRWPTSFSVPRFAYDTELLLASGNEAFKKDGTKLNFIPVLPDILEKLAETIFQYVAYPTSAQLADVAEALVRQHPCLKEPGSYNGCYGWQQRLKYKMGNYRSKLRGLGCLELDVNSLKRKQAHEKTPSKNLKKPRKAEVNYLPPNPQGETEESLEKERLQLLDEVKKRNNYRIISEKMAKTFSSRRQEVVNLAPPVSDFKSRWPALFDATQINDEFQRITTVNLETTFMAKLDQYSARIMSLASSKAGAAKIKIERIRNMLQESSVEIKREVAIRCLMVYLKEKEEDLFREQLDGEEQFPEEVVKIVVTRRAAVSLPAIAKIVIEGTAVLEDLDVPRACALMMGLIYALNLSYPKQVKNTLEVFQKVFLELDGLKASPRVMSLKCKLLL